A DNA window from Gigantopelta aegis isolate Gae_Host chromosome 4, Gae_host_genome, whole genome shotgun sequence contains the following coding sequences:
- the LOC121369719 gene encoding uncharacterized protein LOC121369719 — translation MAYQQALRNEKRFPTSWTEHELAGKDWVAGFLKQHHSVSIRTPEATSMARATAFNKTNVKVFYSKLQDLYARNNLTPDRIFNLDETGLTTSQKPQKVIAESETKQVAQLVSHECGQTVTMCGFVNAIGNALPPCMVFLRKNFKNYMIHGAPPGTLGIAYPSGWMTAATFLECLKHFERYVHCSKDNTVLLLLDNHESHVSLETIDFCRENGIVLLSFPQHCTHKLQTLDKTMFGPFKRLYHRAANNWMYNNPGKRMSIYDVAGLVGKAYPKSFTSSNIVSDFHCTGISPFDFRRGFFSVIRQRST, via the coding sequence ATGGCTTACCAACAGGCCTTGAGAAATGAAAAACGTTTCCCAACAAGCTGGACTGAACACGAACTCGCAGGAAAAGACTGGGTAGCTGGTTTTTTGAAGCAACACCATTCAGTAAGTATTAGGACTCCAGAAGCAACAAGCATGGCCAGGGCAACAGCCTTTAACAAAACCAACGTTAAGGTCTTCTACTCCAAGCTTCAAGATTTGTATGCAAGGAACAATCTGACACCTGATCGCATATTCAACTTGGATGAGACTGGACTGACGACATCACAAAAGCCTCAAAAGGTTATTGCAGAATCTGAAACAAAGCAGGTTGCACAGTTGGTTTCTCACGAATGTGGTCAAACAGTTACCATGTGCGGTTTTGTAAATGCCATTGGCAATGCCCTTCCACCTTGCATGGTGTTTCTACGGAAGAATTTTAAGAACTACATGATTCATGGAGCACCACCAGGAACGTTGGGTATTGCTTATCCCAGTGGATGGATGACTGCTGCAACTTTTCTGGAGTGCTTGAAGCATTTTGAACGCTATGTTCATTGCAGCAAAGACAACACAGTACTGCTTCTCTTGGACAACCACGAGTCACATGTGTCATTAGAGACAATAGACTTCTGTCGTGAGAATGGAATAGTTTTGCTTAGTTTCCCCCAACACTGCACGCACAAACTCCAGACCTTGGACAAAACCATGTTTGGGCCTTTCAAGAGGTTGTATCACAGGGCAGCAAATAACTGGATGTACAACAATCCTGGAAAAAGAATGAGCATTTACGATGTGGCAGGTCTTGTTGGAAAGGCATATCCAAAATCTTTCACATCTTCCAACATTGTCTCTGATTTTCACTGCACTGGAATCTCACCGTTTGATTTCAGACGCGGATTTTTCTCAGTCATTCGTCAACGATCGACCTAA